Proteins from a genomic interval of Harpia harpyja isolate bHarHar1 chromosome 7, bHarHar1 primary haplotype, whole genome shotgun sequence:
- the B3GALT6 gene encoding LOW QUALITY PROTEIN: beta-1,3-galactosyltransferase 6 (The sequence of the model RefSeq protein was modified relative to this genomic sequence to represent the inferred CDS: deleted 1 base in 1 codon), giving the protein MKLLRLLCRHKTALGLGGLSLFAMVLLYLAKCTSEGLRPLPAPRGLPHNQPAALPPRGARGRIPPAAPPPSPEETAFLAVLITSGPKYSERRSIIRSTWLSAAGRPPHDDIWSRFVIGTGGLGAEELRSLELEQSRHKDLLLLPELRDSYENLTAKVLATYVWLDLHLDFQFALKADDDTFVRLDVLVEELRAKEPRRLYWGFFSGRGRVKSGGKWKESAWVLCDYYLPYALGGGYVISADLVHYLRLSRDYLNMWQSEDVSLGVWLAPIDVKRVHDPRFDTEYKSRGCNNKYIVTHKQSIEDMLEKHQTLAKEGKLCKEEVKLRLSYMYDWGVPPSQCCQRKDGIP; this is encoded by the exons ATGAAGCTGCTGCGCCTGCTGTGCCGCCACAAGACGGCCCTGGGCCTGGGCGGCCTGTCCCTCTTCGCCATGGTCCTTCTTTACCTGGCCAAGTGCACCTCCGAGGGCCTCCGGCCTCTGCCGGCCCCCCGCGGGCTCCCGCACAACCAACCTGCGGCCCTGCCGCCGCGGGGTGCCAGG GGCCGCatccccccggcagccccgccacCTTCTCCTGAGGAGACCGCCTTCCTGGCCGTCCTCATTACCAGCGGCCCCAAGTACAGCGAGCGTCGCAGCATCATCCGCAGCACGTGGCTGTCGGCCGCCGGGCGTCCCCCCCACGATGACATCTGGAGCCGCTTCGTGATCGGCACGGGTGGGCTCGGGGCAGAGGAGCTTCGTAGCCTGGAGCTAGAGCAGAGCCGGCACAAAGACCTCCTCCTTCTGCCAGAGCTGCGGGATTCCTACGAGAACCTGACCGCTAAAGTCCTGGCCACCTACGTCTGGCTGGATCTGCACCTGGACTTCCAGTTCGCCCTGAAGGCTGATGACGACACCTTCGTACGCTTGGATGTGCTCGTGGAAGAGCTGAGAGCCAAGGAGCCGCGTCGCCTCTACTGGGGCTTCTTTTCTGGCCGCGGTCGAGTGAAATCTGGTGGCAAATGGAAAGAGAGCGCCTGGGTGCTCTGTGACTACTATCTACCGTACGCTCTGGGTGGCGGTTATGTGATTTCTGCAGACCTGGTGCACTATTTGCGTCTTAGCAGAGACTACCTGAACATGTGGCAGAGTGAAGATGTCTCCCTGGGGGTGTGGCTGGCTCCCATTGATGTGAAGAGAGTGCACGACCCTCGTTTTGACACTGAGTATAAGTCACGAGGTTGCAACAATAAGTACATAGTAACTCATAAGCAAAGCATCGAGGACATGCTGGAAAAGCACCAGACCCTGGCTAAAGAAGGAAAGCTCTGTAAGGAGGAGGTTAAGCTCAGGCTTTCCTACATGTATGACTGGGGAGTGCCTCCTTCACAGTGTTGCCAAAGGAAGGATGGCATCCCGTGA